Part of the bacterium genome is shown below.
AATAAAATTTATTGCTTTTACTTGTAATATGAGGGTTAATATTAATCCCAATAGGCTTAATCTAACCAGGTAACTCATCAAGATATATGACTTTGTCCGCTCAGATTTAAAGGCTCTTTGCGTCGTTAAAATCAGTGCCTTAAAGTTTAATAATCCAAGTAAGGAACCAATGACTATACCTGATATTATTGATATATTTTGGGTTAATAAAGAGATTAGAAAAACAATGCCGATTAGTATCGAGGTTGTTTTAGTAATTTGGGGTAAAGTAATTTCTTTCATTCTTTCATAATTTTCATTATCATTTCATAGCCATTGTAAAAGCCCGCGATGATACCCAGTAATAATCCGCCAATAGTCAACCATGGTGTTGTGCCAAATCGTGAATCTAAAAAATAACCTATTCCTAAGCCAATAAAAGTTGAAGTAACGAGCACAATTCCAATACTACTTGCATACGCTACTTTCTTTATGGTCTCAAGATTTTTAACCACTTTTGAAAGTATAGCATAGAT
Proteins encoded:
- a CDS encoding ATP synthase subunit I; amino-acid sequence: MKEITLPQITKTTSILIGIVFLISLLTQNISIISGIVIGSLLGLLNFKALILTTQRAFKSERTKSYILMSYLVRLSLLGLILTLILQVKAINFIAVIGGLSIVIMAICVQGTINFINR
- a CDS encoding AtpZ/AtpI family protein; amino-acid sequence: MVKNLETIKKVAYASSIGIVLVTSTFIGLGIGYFLDSRFGTTPWLTIGGLLLGIIAGFYNGYEMIMKIMKE